Within the Candidatus Binatia bacterium genome, the region CGTCTCTGAACCCGAACAAAGTGGTCACACGACGGTTCCGAGGCCGATCGGAATCAGGTCGACGACCCCGCAACCCCCCGATTTCACGAACTGCGCCAGGAAGGACTTGAACCTTCGACCTACGGCTTAGAAGGCCGTTGCTCTATCCACCTGAGCTACTGGCGCGCATGATTTCGTCGGTCGGCCGCGGTGGCTCGAGCATTGTGTAAGTCGGGGTGAGAGGATTTGAACCTCCGACATCCTGCTCCCAAAGCAGGCGCGCTACCAGGCTGCGCCACACCCCGATGCTCGTGTTTGCTACCGCGATTGCCGAGGCATCATTAGAAGGTTCACCACGTCGACTGTCAATGTTGCGGTCCGCTCAGGCCCCCATGGCCCCTCATGCGGGCCATCGGGGCCGTTTCGAAGTCCCTCGACTGCTTCGTCCGGACACCCCTATTATGGTGGATGTTCTTGGGGCCGATACCCAGGACCCGGGGGAGATCCAAGCATTGAGCAGAATTTCGCACCTTCTCACCTTTGCGTTGACGGTGGGGCTTCTCGTTTCCGCGTGCTCGTCGAGCGATCCCGAGCAGACGACGTCGGACGACCCCACTCCCCGGGTCGAACCGACCGATCCCCCTACCCCGGCTGAGCCGACCGACCCACCGACGCCGGCCGACCCGGCGCCCCTCGACGTAACGACAGAAGGCGGCAAACTCCGCGGGACGACCGACGGGGGCGTTCGGAGCTTCATGGGAATCCCCTACGCGGCACCTCCCGTGGAAGGCCTCCGCTGGAGATCTCCCGCCCCGGCGGCCGCGTGGGAAAGCGTACGCGAGGCGAAGCTCGCCGGGCCTCCCTGTCCGCAGAACATCCCGGTCATGAACGCGCCCACGGGCTTCGAAGACTGCCTGTACTTGAACGTCCTCACGCCGGATCCGCTTCCCGCCGGGCCCGCCCCGGTCATGGTCTGGATCCACGGCGGCGGCTTCACGTCCGGCGACGGTCGGCATTATACCGGCGCGACCAATGGGCGGACCATCGCGGCCGAGACCGGCACGATTGTCGTGACCCTGAACTACCGACTGGGCCAGCTCGGCTTCCTCGCCCACCACGCGCTCACCAACGAAGACCCGTCCCGCCCGTCGTCGGGTAACTACGGCCTCGAGGACCAAGTCGCCGCACTCGAATGGATCGAGCGAAACATCGCCGCGTTCGGTGGCGACCCCGAGAACGTGACGATCTTCGGCGAATCCGCCGGCGGGATCAGTGTCTGTGCCCTGCTCGCCTCACCCCTCTCCGGTGGACTCTTCCACCGCGGCATCATCCAGAGCGGCCCCTGCACGACGAAATTCGCAACGCTGGCAGATGCCGAACGGCAAGGGGAACGCTTCGCCGAGCAGCTCGGCTGCGGCGACGCGCTCGAGGTCCTCGAGTGCATGCGCAAAGCGCCCGCGGACCGCGTCGCGGCGGCCCTCCCTCCCGATCCCGCGTTCTTCTTCTCCGAAGGCGAGTTCGGGAGCTGGTTCCCGATCGTCGACGACTTCGTTCTGACCGAGAACATCGCGGACAGCTTCGCCTCCGGGAGCTTCCACCGAGTGCCGCTGCTCGTCGGTTCGAACGAGGATGAAGGGACGCTCTTCGTGGCGCTCTCGCACGATCATCTCGGCCGACCGCTCGAAGCGTCACAGTACCGGGACCGCATCGCTCTTCTGATCAGCGACGATGACGAGACGATCGACCGCGTCGAGGCACGGTATCCGCTCGACGCATTCGAAACGCCCGGGCTCGCGCTTTCCGAGTCCTTCGGCGACGCCGCGCTCGCGTGTCCGACGATTGAAACAGCCCGCCTCGCCGCCGATCACACGCCGACCTATCTCTATCAATTCGACTACCCCGATGCGGCGTTTCAGATCCCGCTGAACATCGAGATCGACCTGGGCGCGTTCCACTCCGCGGAAATCTCCTACGCCTTCGGCACGCCGGCGACGGACGCGCCTTTCAGCGACGTCGAGGAACAGCTCGCAACGTCGATGGTCGGCTACTGGACGCGGTTCGCCGCGACGGGTGACCCCAACGGCCCCGGCGCCGTCGCATGGCCTCGTCTCGACGACAGCCGCCGCCACCTCATCCTCAGCACCGAGGTCCGCGAGGCCACCGGCGCGCGCGCCGACGCCTGCGCCTTCTGGCGCGAGCTCGGCCTCCGCGCACGCCTGACCCCGGCCGACTAGACGCAGAGTCCTCCAAGGAGACGAGCCATGAGCCCGCGCGAAGAACAGGTCGAGCGATTCCAAACCGATCTCGCACCAGGTGGAGTGGAGTACGAGGTCGTCGCACCAGAAGATCGCAGTGCCGAGCCGCTCCCACTTCTACTCGCACTCCACGGAGGCAACGGTCACGCCGGCTTCGCCGCTCTCGTCCGGTGGCGCCTCGCGCCTCTTTGGAAGAGTGGAGAGGTCCCGCCCTTCGTCGCGATCGTTCCGCGCTCGGGGCGATCGTTCTGGCTGGACCGCGCCGACGGCGCGGTTCGTTGGGAGAGCGTTCTCCAAGGCCCGTTGCTCGACCACTGCGCGACTGCACACGATGCCGACGCGAGTCCGGCCAAGACGCTCCTCTTCGGCATCTCGATGGGTGGAATGGGCGTCCTTCGCCTAGCGTTCCGT harbors:
- a CDS encoding carboxylesterase family protein, whose protein sequence is MSRISHLLTFALTVGLLVSACSSSDPEQTTSDDPTPRVEPTDPPTPAEPTDPPTPADPAPLDVTTEGGKLRGTTDGGVRSFMGIPYAAPPVEGLRWRSPAPAAAWESVREAKLAGPPCPQNIPVMNAPTGFEDCLYLNVLTPDPLPAGPAPVMVWIHGGGFTSGDGRHYTGATNGRTIAAETGTIVVTLNYRLGQLGFLAHHALTNEDPSRPSSGNYGLEDQVAALEWIERNIAAFGGDPENVTIFGESAGGISVCALLASPLSGGLFHRGIIQSGPCTTKFATLADAERQGERFAEQLGCGDALEVLECMRKAPADRVAAALPPDPAFFFSEGEFGSWFPIVDDFVLTENIADSFASGSFHRVPLLVGSNEDEGTLFVALSHDHLGRPLEASQYRDRIALLISDDDETIDRVEARYPLDAFETPGLALSESFGDAALACPTIETARLAADHTPTYLYQFDYPDAAFQIPLNIEIDLGAFHSAEISYAFGTPATDAPFSDVEEQLATSMVGYWTRFAATGDPNGPGAVAWPRLDDSRRHLILSTEVREATGARADACAFWRELGLRARLTPAD